One stretch of Gottschalkia purinilytica DNA includes these proteins:
- a CDS encoding DnaD domain-containing protein, with the protein MSFFVETIDMDLGETPIENIFINDFMPMADGTYVKVYLLGFKYAKDNDTTLNITNEVIAKHLNIPLSDVLRAWDFWESKGVINKHPKDSEDEYDYMIEFVNLRHLYIRNNYKHIISNEETGSSNLYTCSAEDLVEANQIPGINDMFNSIDYIIRRPLVPNERKRVLEWIYNYNMNPDIIVKAFFHSMEKKGRRNLSYVEGIVRNWYDSGITNLEALQDYLKSKDEKFYRYERIMKSLGFGFRQPSESEMRVIDKWFDEWKFTIEVILKACENTKKTSNPSVSYIDGILSSWHKDGIKDVSAVKKDEENRSAKKSINSNVRQNQSQNFKTKFHNFEQRTSKYTAEELEKMVLNKRG; encoded by the coding sequence ATGTCTTTCTTCGTAGAAACTATTGACATGGATTTAGGAGAAACTCCTATAGAAAATATATTTATAAATGACTTTATGCCTATGGCAGATGGAACATATGTTAAGGTGTATCTATTGGGATTTAAATATGCCAAGGATAATGATACAACTTTAAACATAACTAATGAAGTAATAGCTAAACATCTTAACATACCTTTATCTGATGTTTTAAGGGCATGGGATTTTTGGGAAAGCAAAGGTGTGATAAATAAGCATCCCAAGGATAGTGAAGATGAGTATGATTATATGATTGAATTTGTGAACTTAAGACATCTTTACATAAGAAACAACTATAAGCATATAATTTCTAATGAAGAAACTGGTTCTTCTAACTTATATACTTGTTCAGCTGAAGACTTAGTAGAGGCCAATCAAATTCCTGGAATAAATGATATGTTTAATTCTATAGACTATATTATTAGACGACCTTTAGTTCCTAACGAAAGAAAAAGAGTTCTTGAATGGATATACAATTATAATATGAATCCTGATATCATAGTTAAAGCCTTTTTTCACTCCATGGAAAAGAAAGGAAGACGTAATCTAAGCTATGTTGAAGGTATAGTTAGAAATTGGTATGACTCGGGTATAACTAATTTAGAAGCTTTACAAGATTATTTAAAATCTAAGGATGAGAAATTCTATAGATATGAAAGAATAATGAAATCTTTAGGATTTGGTTTTAGACAACCTAGTGAAAGTGAAATGAGAGTAATAGATAAATGGTTTGATGAATGGAAATTTACTATAGAAGTTATACTAAAAGCTTGTGAAAATACTAAAAAAACATCAAACCCAAGTGTAAGTTACATAGATGGTATATTATCTTCATGGCACAAAGATGGTATAAAGGATGTAAGTGCTGTAAAAAAAGATGAAGAGAACAGAAGTGCTAAAAAAAGTATAAACTCAAATGTAAGACAGAATCAATCTCAGAATTTTAAAACTAAGTTTCACAACTTTGAACAAAGAACTTCTAAGTATACCGCAGAAGAACTTGAAAAAATGGTTCTTAATAAAAGAGGTTAA